In Mesorhizobium sp. M9A.F.Ca.ET.002.03.1.2, the DNA window CCCTCTTGATTCCAATAAGCTCCGGTCTCTCCGAACGCCATTGGTTCCGGAGCGGTGAAGGCGAATTCCGCTATCCTGCCCATATAGCCAATTGCTTGATCGGCATACGAAAGGACAAGGTCGCCGGGCGCCGCACGGCGCATATTGTTGTAGAACTCATTTCGTACGCCATTGCTCTCGGTCTTGGGGGACCAAAGATGCTGCCCATCAATCTCTTGACGGGCGGTCTGATTATGATTCACCCACCAGAACTAAGCCATCTATCGCCCAGGCTAGCCGGAAATTCGGGAGGAATCGAGTGGAAGCCAGCGCTCACAACATACCGCCTGCAGTAGGGTGTGTGCAACACCGGTTGCTTGTCGATTGCGATGGCTTCTGGCTAATGCCTTAGCTGGGGCGGTGACGGTACTTTTCGAGACGGCTTGGGCGCAGCGTCGAACGCCGCAAGGTCCAAAAAAATCGGCCGATTGGTCCCGATAGTTGGTGAAACCTCAAAAAAATATCTTTTTGTGGCGATTTTCCCTTTAAAATCAAAAGCGTAAATTTTTGACGGTTCTGGTGTCGGACTTTGCAAGGTGATGATAGATAAAGTCACCACACTTATGCGCGGCCGCGCGACGATGTTAGGACAGCCGGCAGCGTGAGTTTTCGCTATCAACTTTGTGTTCCGCAGTTTCAGGACTGAAAACGAATGAGCCGATCATCTCCCTTATTTGCCAGCAGCCGGACGTCCAAACCTGGGCGGGTGGCAACGATCCTTCGTACCTTTTGCGGTTCAAGCAGGCTGAAAGCGGTTGAAAGCGCGTCGGCGCTGGTCGCGTCGGGTGCAATGACCGAAACGCTCCGATAGAACCCGGCTCCATGGCCGCTGCGCGGATCGAGCAAATGGCTGAAGCGGCCCGATTTGCCCATCAAGCCAGAGAAATCCTGAAAGCAGCGCAACAAGACCACCAAGCAAGCACAGAAGTGCCGGCATGGTCAGGACATTGTTGAACAGCGGAGGGTGGATAAGAACCGGCACGACCTGGAACAGCGCCCCGCACATCAGCAGGCTTAACCAGCCGATCGTCACGATATGCACGACGATAAGGGTCCGCGGAGACTCGACTGACGCGGACGGGTAGCCGTACCCGGCCGCCATCAGCCCCTCTGCCAGGAGGAGCGCGACAAGCGCTGCGGCGAAGTAGGACATGGTCCAGCGGGAAAGGGAGACGCCGGTCACCATAGTTCTCCTCTGTCAGGATCGCGCTGGATTTATGGGAAGACGCGTTCCACCAAACTGTTGGCGCAAGCTTATCGCTTCAACCGGAACGTTCTTTGCGCTGACGCAAGCAAATCCGTTTCCAAAAGCATTGGGATCGGTGGAGCCGGTTCGCTAATGGGCAATTGCGGTGTCGAGTTCGCTTATGACCCGTCCAAGCATGCTTGATCGCCAGACGCCGGCCGACATCGCGCTCTCGCCGCAAGACGTTACGCAAGTACCGACGCCGTGGCGGAAGGCTGGCGATTCCTTTTTCGCCGAACAGTCTGGTTTCTGTTTGCTGATCCGCAATGACGGGGGCGCTCCGGTGCCGGATGATGGTGTTCCAGGAGCGGATCGCAGCCATGAGACCGAAGTTTCACGATGACATGACGATGGACGCAATCATGCGCGAGTGGCCGGACACCATTCGCGTCGTTCTTGATCATGGATTGCTTTGTGTAGGCTGTCCCATCGCATCCTTTCACACGCCGGCGGACGCGGCCAAAGAGCATCAGGTGGACGAAACACGGCTCATCCACGATTTGGTCGATGCTATGAAGGGATAAGCAAGCAGGTCGCTTCAGCTCTTCTCCGCGCGTCCCTGCGCAAGCAGGAACAGGCGATGCGGTTCGACGATAGTCACTTTCTGGCGGCCGCTCTTGACCAGCCCCTTGTCTTCCCAGGAAGTGAGCAGACGGCTGACCGTATGAAGCGTCGTGCCGGTCATCTCCGCGATGTCCTGGCGTGAGATCGGAAAGTCGATGAGAATGCCTTCATCCGTGGTCTTTCCGGTCTGCTTGACGAGACGTAGCAACGCATGGGCAACGCGCTGTTCCACCTGCTCGGTAGCCATCTCGACGACCCGGCTGTGCGTGTCGTTAAGCCTGGTCCCCACCGTCTTGTAGGTGTTGGCGCCAAAATTTGGGAAAGCGGTTGCGAATTCCGACCAGAGGTTGCCCGGCCAGGCCAGCACCACGCAATCGACCGCTGCGATCGCGCTCGCCGGATAGGTGGATCGGCCCAATGCCTGGGCGATGCCCATCAATTCCCCCGGACTGATGTAGCGCACTATGACCTGCTGACCGTCCGGTGTCGTCTTCACCACGCGGACATGCCCTGCGATCAAGAGGAAGAAGGACTGGGCTTCGCCCTCTTGCTCGAAAACCGCCTCGTCCTTCGTTATCCGCAACGAACGGGCCCTCTGAAGGATGCGATCGAGATCCGCCGGAGCCACGCCCTGGAATGGAGACAGCCCAGCAATCAGCGAGCGGTCGAGGCGGCTCACGATGACTCCTCCTTCCATCGGGTGGAACTCAAAAGACTCGATGCGCGAATGCATCGCCACAATGTCACATGCGACCGAACGGCGACAAGCCGCCACCAGTGCGGCTTTTTCACGCCCTTCGGTTGTGCGAGTACGATCGGACGCGTGCCCCATGCCGGCATCGCGCGAGCTAAGCCGGTCCGGATCGACATGCATAAAACAAGAACTTAAAACGCGTTGTCCGGCAGCGCAAAGTGGTCGAGGCCGATTTGCCGGTAACCGGCTGCAACCAGCGTTTCGGCGATGGCCGATGCCTGCTCGCTGCGCTGTCTGACAAGGCGGCTTCGTCGATCATCCGCTGATGCTTCTTGAACGTCGGGACGGGCATAGCCGAAGACAGCGAGCCGATCCGGTTTCATTGCAACCGCTGCTGTCGCGGTATCCACACAGGACTGCGCGGTCTGGTGCGGGAGGCCGTAGATCAGATCGAAATTGATGCGGGCGACCCCATGGTGCCGCAGATTGTCGACGGCTTCGGCTGCCTGCCCCTCGCTTTGGATGCGGTTGACGGCCTTCTGCACCACCGGATCGAAGCTCTGCACGCCAAGACTTGCCCTGCCGACGCCGGCGGCGCCCAAGGCCTCGGCCATATCGGCCGTGAGCGTGCGGGGATCGATCTCGATGGCGATCGAAGCCGCTGCGGTGAACTCGAAGCGCTGGCGCAGGAGTTCCATCAGCGAGGCGAACTCCGCCGGCTCGATGATCGTTGGCGTGCCTCCGCCAAAATGGACCTCGCGGACCTGCAATCCTTTCGGTGCGCGGTCCGCGACGATGCGGATTTCCTCTCGCAGCGCGTCTAGATAATCGAGGATCGGCTGGTCCTTCCTCGGATGCCGGCGCCAACGACGCTGGGCGTACGAGGCCGGAACGCCCCAGGGCGTTGTGTCGATCGTTCGAGGAAGGGGGTGCGCGCGTGCGCCTTGATTTGCTGCCCGAGGGGCCCAAGCGCTCAGGGAACGACGGAATGCATAGCTGCACTCAGCGCAATCTTCGGGAAGCAGCGACTGGGAACGATACTTTCGTTCCTTCGGGGTGGCGCCCCGTTTACTGGACTTGATGACGACGCCGACGCATGTTTGGCCGCCCAAATGCGGATAGCCGGCCGGGTAAAAATTGTAACGAAATTTGCCGAAGCGACCCGAAATCCAAGAGCTACGAGGCGCTCGCGTGGATGCGCATACATTCGGGTACATTTCGATCGTACTCGGGCAAATCCCTGCGACAGGCGTGGCGTAAGTTTCAATCGTGAGCATGAAGCCTCGTCAAGGTGGCGAGACAGAAAGCCGACAGCGGTTTCGCAAGCGGGAGTCAATACCGCCCGAGGCGCCGGTTGGCGGGTCTGCTCATTCCAAGAAAGGAAAATACGATGAAGAAACTTGTAACGGCTTTCGCCCTTCTTGCCTTGTCGACAGGGGTCTCTATCGCTGCCAATCAAAATCCGGACCGCGACCCGACCCGCGGATTCGCTCCTGATGTCGACAGCAGCGAAATGACCTTGGATACCAGTCATACGGCTTCCTTGCCTCTGCCCGTGGTGGCCTCGCAAGAAGGGCAACCACAACCCGGCAAGGTCCATAAGGGTCGTGCACCATGGGCGGGCCGTTAATATACTGAACTTGCCCGATGCAAAAAATGTCCAGTCACCCTCCATGCAACGAGGGTGGTTGGACATGCGGCGCAAGAAAATCGTGCCGCCATCGATGAATCTCGCAGGTCGTTGAGTGTGCCGGCCGGACGCTACCGCGTGATGGCACCTTCCAGATAGACGATAATCGCTGCGCGCTGGGCGGCATTGGGAACGCCCACTGTCATCGACGTGCCCGGCACTGCCTGTCGCGGTGCCGTGAGAAAGGCATCAAGGGTGCCGCTCTCCCAGACTATGCCCGACTCCCGCAACGCCGCCGAATAGCGGCCACCCTCCACGCTGGCGGCCGTGCGGCCGATGACGCCCGACAGATGCGGGCCGACCCTGTTCTGGCCGGGCTCCAGGCTGTGGCAGGTGCCGCAGCGCTGCCGGAACAGCCGTTCCCCGTTTACCTGCTGCGCGGAAGCGGCGGCGGGCAACAGCAGGCAGGCGGCGGCCAAAAGCCTAGCCAGGAACACACGCGCTCGCGTGACAGACGTCGCCAGGGGTGCGGCCGCAACTCCGGCGGAAATGATGTGGCTGCCTGTCGTGGCTTGCGAACGGTTCATCGGATGATCTCTGCGGAAGGTTGGGGGGAGGGCTTTGCTGGTGGCCGGAAGCTCCGG includes these proteins:
- a CDS encoding FAD:protein FMN transferase — encoded protein: MGKSGRFSHLLDPRSGHGAGFYRSVSVIAPDATSADALSTAFSLLEPQKVRRIVATRPGLDVRLLANKGDDRLIRFQS
- a CDS encoding DUF1858 domain-containing protein, producing the protein MMVFQERIAAMRPKFHDDMTMDAIMREWPDTIRVVLDHGLLCVGCPIASFHTPADAAKEHQVDETRLIHDLVDAMKG
- a CDS encoding Crp/Fnr family transcriptional regulator; amino-acid sequence: MSRLDRSLIAGLSPFQGVAPADLDRILQRARSLRITKDEAVFEQEGEAQSFFLLIAGHVRVVKTTPDGQQVIVRYISPGELMGIAQALGRSTYPASAIAAVDCVVLAWPGNLWSEFATAFPNFGANTYKTVGTRLNDTHSRVVEMATEQVEQRVAHALLRLVKQTGKTTDEGILIDFPISRQDIAEMTGTTLHTVSRLLTSWEDKGLVKSGRQKVTIVEPHRLFLLAQGRAEKS
- a CDS encoding c-type cytochrome; this translates as MNRSQATTGSHIISAGVAAAPLATSVTRARVFLARLLAAACLLLPAAASAQQVNGERLFRQRCGTCHSLEPGQNRVGPHLSGVIGRTAASVEGGRYSAALRESGIVWESGTLDAFLTAPRQAVPGTSMTVGVPNAAQRAAIIVYLEGAITR